Below is a window of Lagenorhynchus albirostris chromosome 11, mLagAlb1.1, whole genome shotgun sequence DNA.
AGCTAGTGTTGGTTAAGAGCAGACTCTGGAACCAGATCACCCTGTTTTGAATgttgtctctgcctctctcctagctgtgtgaccttgggcagcttaTTAACCTTTTTGGCCTttggtttccccatttgtaaataGGGATACTAAAACCTGTCTCGGAGGTTAAATGGATTGTTACATGTAAAGCAAGCATTTATATCAGTGCCTAACTTAGAGTAAGTACCACTACATAATGGTGGTTATTATATTGTTTACCAGCATATCAGTGgttaaaaggaggaaaattagATACTCATCTCAATGGATGCTTGAAAGTCCTCTGAAATGTTGGCATCCTTTCTTGTAACTTATTAAACTGTTACGTCCGTACTATGACGAATATTTCAAACAAATAGCACAACTTACGGTTAAGGTTAAAGTCTCAGAGCACTGCTGTTAGGGAAGAGACAAGGGCCCAATATCTCTCACTTAATGTTCTTCTGAACTGTCTAGTCATTGGCATAAGTCTTGTGGAATTCAGAGTACTTGTGGAATTCAGTACTTGTGGAATAAAAGTactggaaaaagacaaaaattgttattTCCACTTGTCTGGATTTTCTGCCTAGAAAACATAGAGTTGTTGGAAAACTTTTTAAACTAATAGAATTTAGTAaggtagaaatgaaaaaatagaagtaaCTTTCTTCCATATAACTAGTTAGAAAAACATGGGGAAGAGAAGATCCCACTTATACAGCAGGAAAATATAGACTCTAGGAATAGCTGGTGGTGGCCAGTAATGGTTAAGACCTATAAATGTAGTTACAAAATTTTGTGAGTGataaagtattgggttggccaaaaagttcattacagatgatgttacggaaaaacccgaaccaactttttggccaacccaatacttcatACATAGATATGCACATCATTTTGTGTGGAAAGACGCAAGATTATAAAATGCTTATTCTAATCAGAGtcccagcaagattttttttaggCTGAATTAAGTGATTCAGAAGTTATCTGGAATAATAAATAGGTTAGAATAATCAAGGTAAAATGTTTAAAGGAAGAGATTTCCCTGCTGGACACTAAATGTAAGATCCAGTGAGCAGTGTGGCATTGGCCAAAAAATAGGTCAGGAAATATAAAAGGGAGAGAATTACAAGAGTTGCCAatgtgaaaattataaaagtcAAACATGTAACAAACtcaaaaagcaaaagtaaaaaatGGGAAGTATTTGTAACATGATTGAATCCTTCCTTAACTCAAATTTTATGTCACAAGAGGGGAAAATGTGCAAAGCACATGAACAAACCATTCACATGAACACAGTTGGTCAGTATGCATGAGGAGAATGTTCATCCTCACCGGTATTTAAAAATGCCAAATCCAGTTTGAAAGGCCGAAGAGATGCTAAGTATTTCAAAGGGATAATATGTAATTCTGGCAAGGGCGTGCTCAAATGAGCATTCCCTCCCCGCTGGTGCGAGTATAAGCTACTATTACCCTTCTGTAAAGTGGAGTGGATCCGTGATGAGTATTAAGACCTAGACAAACATTGGGTTGAATAGGATAATTCCGTTGATCACAGGAGCTAATAGGAGCATAATTagagtaggaaaaaaatttgTGTCCAGTGTATAAAGTGATGCAAGAAATGTATAAAGCCACAGATCAGCCTGAAAATGAACCTCTACTTCTCTGCCACATTAGATTCAAGTAGTATTCTTTATCTTTGTTCAAGACCTAGCTCCCACCATGCTGTATTCCTTGCATGTAAATATTTCTTTGgcagatgaaattagaacaactTTAGGTTATTCTGTAGAAAGAAACCAgctgaaaaagaaatctgttttctGGGTTCTATCTGCTTTACTGTCTCCACTAGGGGACTTAAAGCAGCTCTGAAATGTGTCATGTATAAAGAAAACCTCTATTCCATGGGAAATTAGAAATTTGACTTTGGGACATTGAGCAGCTTGCTTTCTGTTTagaaatgatgagaaatctgtctGTCTTGtgtaactttgcttttttttgcttctcttccGTTTGTAGTATGTGCCAAGTGCTCTTTGCTGTCCGAGCCGAGCCAGTATCCTGACAGGGAAGTACCCACATAACCATCACGTCGTTAACAACACTTTGGAGGGAAACTGCAGTAGTAAGTCTTGGCAGAAGATCCAAGAACCAGATACTTTCCCAGCAATTCTCAGATCAATGTGTGGTTATCAAACGTTTTTTGCAGGGAAATACTTAAATGAGGTATGTTGAATGATCTAATTATTCccgttctttctttttaaaaaacagcttcttGAATGTGAATTAGTATGATTCatgttaattgttttttaattagcaTCCGTTCAAGTCATGTTAAACGGTTTTCGGTGTATGTTGTTTTCTCTTAATCTGCCTGTTAAACCAGAACTTACATGAACGTATTTACATGATTTGGGCACTGTGgttattctttctttaaatagtCTCTGgagcatttgtttaaaaattgtcttAGGACTGCTGTGGTCTGAGGCATATTCCCCCTTTTCCTCAAGAATTCTGCTTGTCCTTTGGCTGTCGTGgtatctttgtttccatttccccCTTTATCAGGAGTGGAGTGAAGAATTTTTTCCTCTGGGCAGCTTTTCCTGAATTATAGCAGCTTAATGGTTAACCCACTTTCTGAAAACTGGGAGCAGATTGTGGAGAGATCAGTGATGAAGGAAAAGCACGCAGAGCCTGAGACATTCAGACCATTGAAGCATGTGGCTGAGTGGTTAGTGTGCTGGCCTTGAGGGCCTGGATGGAGGGAGGCCTCACTGTGACCTGCCGAGGCCAGATTTCAGGGCCTCGAGTCCACCACATTGGCCTTAGCATTTAGTCGAAGTTCAGGCTTAAACGAAATAATGTGTTTGAGAGTGTTTAGGGTTATCTCTTAAAATAAAACTGGGGATTCAGGACAAAGAGAAGATGCACGTTTTCTTATGTACTTCATCTGTGGTTGCTAGAGATCTTAATATCTGATGTGAATTTTGTTAATTCTCCCCCTCCCCGCAACAGTTGGGGGATTTGCAGCCTTGTGGATTTGATGAAAAATGAGTCGGTTTGAAAAGAATCATGAGCACTGTGATGGGTTAAAGCTATAGGTCATAAAGAGACCTTACACTACTTTGCATGTTGAAGATCATCTAACGTATACAAAATTAGAAATTCTTCAAAATACAAAgacttaggggacttccctggtggtccagtggttaaaattctgtgcttccaatgcagggggcacgggttcgatccctggttggggaactaagatcccacgtgtcgtagacacagccaaaaaaaaaaaataataataaagatttagTTCTTAGAGGCACTGCCTTAAATGGGCAGTATTAAGCCTTGTCGAGATAAAATGGGATGATTCTGTGGTCTCTTCACTTAATTCATCTCATTAGATAAATTGAGTCCAAAAATAGACTTCACCAGCAGGACAGCTGAAGTGATAGGCTGGTGGCTTGTAGTCTGATGATTTGGGCTGTTAGCCACAAGGTTGGCTGGACCATTCAGTCTAGGCCATCAGTAGCTCAGCAAATGAGCCATGTGGCCTAAGCTATGTGGCCTTTCCCTGTAAAGGGCCagaagtaaatatttcaggctttgcaggccatatgtcTCTATAGTGACTCTACAGTTCTGCTgttgtagcaggaaagcagccacagacttACATAAACCAATGAGTGtgcctgtgttccagtaaaacttcacCGCAACTGAAATTTCAATCTTATGCAACTTGTCACAAAAATattcctcttttgatttttttttttttttttttttttgtggtacgtggacctctcactgccgtggcctctcctgccgcagagcacaggctccagacgcgcaggctcagcggccatggctcacgggcccagccgctccgcggcatgtgggatcctcccggaccggggcacgaacccgtgtcccctgcatcggcaggcggactctcaaccactgtgccaccagggaagccctgattgtttttttttttattcaagtatagttgattttgattggtgtttatattttttaatgtttggaagAAAATTCTTAGCTTGCTGGCCCCACAGAACAGTAGGCAGGCTAGATTTGGCCCACcagccatagtttgccaactcctgcttCAGAAGTTCCTAGGACGATAGTATTCTTTACTTTTTGACTGTTATGTGTTTGAGGaaattgagcacctaccatgtttCAGGCACTGATCTAAAAAGATTCTGAAAGTTTCCTGTTTCCTCCTGGTCTGGTCACGTCCTAAGGACTTCTAATGCGCTGCTTGTTTTGCTTTGCAGTATGGAGCCCCAGATGCAGGTGGACTAGCACACGTTCCTCTGGGCTGGAGTTACTGGTATGCCTTGGTGAGTGATTAATGAAGTCAGTGGCAATTCCGCACAACCCTGCAGATGCTGTTTACTTTCTGCTGTAGCTCTGATGTTGACATTATTTGGTTTGCTTTTATGATTGACCATTTTGTCTCCTTAAAAGAAAGTCTGTTGAGTTGTGAGTCACTCTGTTTGTGGGATACTTTTCTTGCATTCCACAAGGTTTAGCAACATGTTTTGCTGTTCTACCGGATCCATTTCTGGCTTTTTAAACTAGGACATATTATTGAAACTGTGCTAGCAGTTAATAAAACCCTAGTCATAAAGTCCAATTCAGTATTGACTTGagcaattaccttttttttttgtcttatcaCTATTTAAACAGAGTATAGTTTAGCCCAGCATGGTTTCCAACTTTCATTTTGTGTGCTGACCTCATAAAAAATCTTACTTTCCTCTCTTTAATAGGAAAAGAATTCTAAATACTATAATTATACCCTCTCTATCAATGGGAAGGCACGGAAGCATGGTGAGAACTACAGTGTGGACTACCTGACAGATGTTTTGGTGAGTTACTGAAGCTCTGTGCTTGCACTTTAGCTCATGTTTAATTAAACTCTCTGCCTAGAAAATCTTTACTTGTATTTGTTAATGTTGGGTAACATGAATAACAACTTGGTCTAAATGCCAAATAATATTTCCAACTGATTAAAAACTCCTGAGGgtgtttttctttgtaattaagcCAGGCTCAGATCTAATGTTCTTGAAATTCCAGCAGAAAATCCCTTTTCCAAAGGCTAATCTCTAAGACTATAGAGATTACTTCGAAGAGGTTTTACTTTGTAGGGGTTCCTACTCTTGATCCCAGTTTTACTCACAAGCTACAAGATGGCATCTTCATCATGAGGGTGGCGGGATAGGGATAGGGAAGTTCTTCAGgcattgtatattatatataaaaaatactgaaattggGACGGGAATTTGGGACTGTCCTTTCCTGTCTAAGATGTATCTAATGACAGCCCCTCCATAGGGCATTCATTCACCAAGTACTTCAGCACCCATTATAGCAGGTGTTCAGCAGTAAATGAAACAGAGTCTTTGATCCTGTGGACGGTAACCTTGTAGTGGAGGATTTTATTTACCCGTATGTGTGTTGTCTTGTTAGATGGCGATTAGTTAGAGAAATAAGGCAGGGGATGGGAGTTACATAGATAACATTTAGGCAGAATCCTAAAGGAGATGAGAGTGAGCTATACAGGTCAGGGGAAAGAGTGCcacaggcaaagggaacagaaagGGAGTGTGCGTGGCAGGTTGGAGAAACCACAGGGTTTCTTGACAGGGCTGGAGTAAAGTAGGGGGATGGGATGGTGATAAGAAATTGATAGTATCTTTTGAGTTTAGTGTTGGGAATAAATGAAGATGTAAATCAActaggaaattaaaaacacagcatGTGTGTGGGAAGCTTTCATTTTCATAAAGTATCTCcagagaagcaaatgaaaaatttaagtCCATATAAACTAAAACCCTGGTGTGGTGTATTTAGACTTAATACTGTTCACTTAGTTTAGCTACTTCAGCTGGCACAGCTTAGGCGATCTACTCTCtacatatttttgtaaaattacagTAACTTAATTCACTTTTCCCGCTGTTGTGAATTAGGTTGGCTCTCTTTCTATGTTCTTTAAAGCATCAAATGTGTATACTCTAAGCTGCATAAATGTATATACTCTAAGCTACATTAATATGTTAATACTAAAATGGccaaattactattttttttccttatgggaGGCATAACAATTTTAAGGTCATGTAAAATCATCAAAACCCTAATTGCTTTCTTCGATGGTgtgcttttcaattttttattgtgtttgcCTGAAAGCCAAACGGTCTGTTCCAGCAACACGCTTGCAAGTGACTGTGACATAGACTGTATGCTAAGATTGGTGGAAAGCTAATAGGGCCCTGTACCCCTGTTCACCAGAGAACAGGTATCTGTCAGGTCCTCAACTGTGAAGTAGGGTAAGCAATGACAAATCTTTGTATATGTCAGGCCAATGTCTCCTTGGACTTCCTGGACTACAAGTCCAACTCTGAGCCATTCTTCATGATGATCTCCACTCCGGCACCTCATTCGCCTTGGACGGCTGCACCTCAGTACCAGAACACCTTCCAGAACGTCTTTGCACCAAGAAACAAGAACTTCAACATCCATGGAACGGTAGCTTCCCCTAACCCTTGCATTAAGCCATGCTCGATGTGATTAATTGTGTAATATACTTGTCAGGGAGTCTTTGAATCATATAGTTGGTCTTCCTTCTAAATCTTTTAAAGGTAGTTGCACCTGTCGCTAACATACTAGGTAGTATACACTTGCTTCAGAAGTCAGATAAGGTTCGTGCCACACGCCCAGTGGGCAGCTGGAGAGTCGGTGGACAACGGTAAACGAACgccatctttcctgaccacaggCTCTTGGTAACCTCTGTGCTGGCGCTCCTCCTGCCCGGCAGTGGCTGAGACATGTCCCTTGGGACTGAGCTGGGCCTGCAGCAGTCTCCTTTGGGTGGCCCTCACCAGGCCCGAGGCGTAGGAAGAAGAGGGGTGACACAGTGCAACGTGATTGGGAAGGGAAGTTGAATGGAGAAATGAGCCAGAGCAGGCCGTGACCTAAATACTGTTCACTTCATATACCACTTACCCTTCCTATGGCACAGGAGATGGGCAGTTTGCTAGTTCAAAGGCAGAAAGCTTCTACTGCCTCATGCCTGTTACCCAGAAATCTTAGTTGCTTGCGAGGTGGTAGAAAGAATGAGTCTTGGAGTTAGAGTCCGTATTACCACTTTCTAGCTCAGTGACCTGACCATGAGCAAGATGCTTAACTTGCATTTTTCTCTCTAAAGTCGGGGATCCTGACCTCTCCTGCAACTCTTGTACGGATTAAAATACACAGAAGCGTCTAGCATgttgcctggcacattgtaggcaTATGCTTGCCATGGATGACATTAAAGATGAGTGAACCGAGTTTGAAACCTGGGTGCCATTCTCTCTGTGTTCCAAAGGAAGTTCATAGAAGTTCCCATGACTAAGTAAGGTTAGGAACTTCAGGTTAAGTAAGTCACTCTGCTACAGGATTTCTCAGAGTTATCTGTGTTCTGACATGAATTTGCAGCAGGAAGAGATGCTCTGTGGCATTTGTCAAGCATGCTAACTAAAGAAGGCTTTGAGGATCACAGTTTGCAAGATGGCAGCTTAGGGTTTTATGAATGGGGAGGAGAGAATAAATGGTATTTGgcaatgttttgtgtttttttttttttaactgtgactCTTTTATTTATATGAGAAGAATCCTCTAGATTTGGACTTGAAGTTTTAGGAAATTGCTATGATGAAATTTTTCCCAAGGTCCAAGGATGATCGCTATCTTAGGTAGGAAAGATAGAGGGCCATGGAATGCTGACTTATTAGGCAAAACTTAGAGGAAGGTAAAGTGGATCTTTATCCTTTTATAGTTTGGGTGGTAGACCCAAGTTATAAATTTAATCTTCTGGTTAGTAGTTTCCAGTATCTTTCACGAAATCTCTTATTAAAGCTGCTAACAAAGGAGCCCAGGCCTTCTGCCATTAAGGAGGTGATGAGAAGAAGCTAAAGAATGAGTGATAATTtgcagaaagttttttttaaccaACACAGGGGAGGGAAGtaggggtgggtggtggagggaaAATCTGAAGTTGCTTAAACAGGCTCCAGTTAGTTCCTTTTTTGCTCGAGTAAATGACCTTTTTCATTATCTATTCTACTAGTTTGACTGTGGTGACTTGGTGttaacttctgtttttcttttaaattttagaacaaGCACTGGTTAATTAGGCAAGCCAAGACCCCAATGACTAATTCTTCAATACAGTTTTTAGATAATGCATTTAGGAAAAGGTAAGAGCTGCTCCTTTCCAGTCTAGGTGGTCTTTGAGGACCCTCAGAAGCAGCCCATGAACAGGGAACTGCACCACATGGTTATTTCTGAGAAAAAATCAGAGGGTAGCAAGATGTTGGGAGAGACTCTGATGGGAGGTCTTTACATTTAGCTACAAGGTGGTCTTTGGACCTCAGGTCTAATTAAACAGTCCGTTTTTATGACTTGTTAAAACATTGCAAATTGGAgccatttggttttttttaacaattttctaTATCTAAAGAAAaggttggaaacaacctaagtgtccaccatcggatgaatggataaagaagatgtggcacatatatacaatggaatattactctgccataaaaagaaacgaaattgagctatttgtaatgaggtgaatggacctagagtctgttatacagagtgaagtaagtcagaaagagaaagacaaataccgtatgctaacacatatatatggaatttaagagaaaaaaaaatgtcatgaagaacctaggggtaagacaggaataaagacacagacctactagagcatggacttgaggatatggagagggggaaggatgagctgtgacaaagcgagagagtggcatggacatatatacactaccaaacgtaaaatagatagctgggggaagcagccgcatagcacagggagatcagctcggtgctttgtgaccacctagaggggtgggatagggagggtgggagggagggagacgcaagagggaggagatatggagacatatgtatatgtatagctgattcactgttataaagcagaaactaacacaccattgtaaagcaattatactccaataaagatgtaaaaaataataataataaaaggtcgCTTTGTGAGAGATTAGCCCCAATATTTGCCTGAGACCCAAAGGCTTAGGCTAGAGCAGAATATTTGCCTTTGCAATTTTTAGTTTCCAGGAAATTCTTACTTTCTCTTAAGGTGCATTTAGTTTtagaccaggggttggcaaactttctgtgaagggccagatagtaaatattacagGCTTGTCGGCCGTATAGTCTGTGTCACTGttgctcagctctgctgttggAGCGCAAAGCAGTCCTGGACAAGACAAGAATGAATGAGCATTGGCTGTGCTACAGTAAAACTTTATACATAAAGCAAACAGCGAGTTGTTGTTTCATGGGCGtagagtttcagatttgcaaggtgaaaaggttctggagatcCGTTCCActatgtgaatatacttaacgcTACTGACCTGTacccttaaaaattgttaaaacagtaaattttatgttatgtgttttgtaccgcagttaaaaacaaaaacacagacagTGGTCAAGCTTTGGCCCATGGCTATCGTTTGCTGACCCCTAGTTTGACCATTAAACATTGTTGTAGCCAGGTCTATCTGAATTCATCTCTATCAGTCAGTGCTGAGTTGACAGCTTTCCCTTCCAGTAGTCTTTTATTCTCATCACCAGCCACGATAAATAATAAAGCTAAATGGTTATAAAAAGCCtcatttatttctgtagaatcgGTTAAATTTGGAATCAACTAATTGTGTTCTGGAGTTTTCTAATCTGTGCTTTGCAAtgaatggaaggaaaggaaatagggGATTTGAGCTTTTTGGGAGAGTGActctgaggggttttttttgggaAGGAGgttgggagtttttttgtttCGATTTGGTTTTGGGGTGCTTTTTGGACTTCGCTTTTTCGGCAAGATGGCAGTACCTCAGCATTGTCTCTGAAGTCCCATTGCTGCCCTTTGTTCACATCCAGGTGGCAGACTCTGCTGTCAGTCGATGACCTGGTGGAGAAGCTGGTCAAGCGATTGGAGTTCAGCAGGGAGCTCAATGACACCTACATCTTTTACACCTCAGACAATGGCTATCACACAGGTAAGGGGCACCATGACCTTGGCGAGGTGCCTTTCCTTTCTCGCTCAATCCGTAGCACTGGCAGGGAGCTCCTGTCCTTTTGCGGCAGTGGACAGGCCAGAGGGAGGGTCTTGCCCTCAGGGCCCCTCTGGTTAGAGGGCCAACTCATTTCCCCTGGTGAGAGACCAGGTTTCATTATTTGCTATTTCACAGGCTGAATTACATGGTGTTCTAGGAGTCTGAGCAGAGAGTGAGCTTGATGGGTTAGAGGCAGCCTTTATGAAGTAGGTGAGAAATTGAGCTAGATTTTAAGGACAGTGGATCTCAGGGAATAGGGGTATGACATTTGACACAGGAAGACCACGAGAGGGTTGTCCTGGGGAAAAACTTTCCTGTGAAATGAGGTGTTTTGGTGTGTGTGagttttgctttgtgtttctttGCACAACTGCAGTATGAGTCACCCCCGTGTCCTTGACTTTCATCCTTTCTTCTTGGACCTTCTCTAGTTAAAAatcagtatttgtttctctctcctctcttttaaATTTCCTAAACTGGAAGGGAATTAACCTGAGGTTTGTTTGCACAGGAGCAGATAGATGAGGCGTTCCTGCGGTGTTACGAATATTTCTAAGCACGCACGGTAGAGACTAGTAAAATAACTCCCATTGCCCAGCTTTGGTTTCCAGCGGCACGAGACCAGTCTTTTGAATTCCTCATACCTTCTTCATGTCTCTGTTTTAGCTAGAAGTTTTTGAAGAAACTCCAGATGTTGTGATTCCATACGTCAACACTCGATTGTGCACCTGACTAGTTGATTAGCTATCAGAACCTACACGAAGTCCACACGCTCCCTTTAGTTTTTATGTGTCTTAAGGCTGTCCTTTGCCACCGATTTACTGGGAAAACTCGTCTTCTGTCCTTTAGAATATCTCACATTCCAGATGTAGCTAATTGCTCATATAATGCCTTAACTCATTTATCTATACTCAACATTTTCTATAGATTGGTAGTTAGATCTAGAGTCTTAATAGAAGTTCATGTTTTCAACAAGAATGCTTTCTAGTTGATGCTGTCAGGTACTTCTTATTGCTTCATTCACATCATGCCGCTGGGGTGTCTGGTTGCCTCACTTTAGGGATGCTGTTGCTGTTTGATGGCTCATGTGGTATCAACCTGAGCCCATCCTATGAACCTTTTGTGGCTAAAACGTCCATTGATGATTGTTGCTTAAATCTGTTCCCTCAGAAATTGCGAAGCTTGGCTTCATAACTCTGTCCTTCCTTCTGAATTTACTGGCTGGAATTCCTCAGGAAATTCCCCTCACCAGCTGTTTGGTTATCTTGAAATAGAGTTTATTCAGGAAAGGCTGGATAAAtggttttctccctttatttagcAGCTTTTAGAGTAACttcattccattgtgatcagGTCGAGTATCATACATAAATAACGTATCTTTGCTTCAACACTTTCTAGTCATTCTTTTTGCTGAATTTGCCTATTTGAGACCAGGGTGTCCctctaggcattttttttttttaaagatgagctCATTGTTTCCTGCCTTGTAGTAAGAGACCCAGGCAAATTTAAGCTTTCCATTAAAACCCCATAATTAGTAGAACAAGgctgtttttgatttttactgtttattgaatgaatgcatgcatgagtGACATTTCTATCTCGGCTCCATCTTTAccctatgcatttttttttttccaggacagTTTTCTTTGCCAATAGACAAAAGACAGCTGTATGAGTTTGATATCAAAGTTCCACTGTTGGTTCGAGGGCCTGGGATCAAACCAAATCAGACAAGCAAGGTAGGTTGCCGACAAGGTGATGTAGCATTTGCCTGAGGAAAGAAAGCTTTTCCTCCTAAGAGGAGGCTGATTCAATTTCTCCTCCTTTGAGGATGAAGGCTGATTGGCTTAAGATTTTTTGCAAGTGTATTTGTAAGCCTTGCGAGcagtgattcttttttctttctttttttttaattgaagtatagttgatgtacaatattctAT
It encodes the following:
- the GNS gene encoding N-acetylglucosamine-6-sulfatase isoform X2, coding for MDTLFFTEAQTPLKKTKALIGGMGMTFSSAYVPSALCCPSRASILTGKYPHNHHVVNNTLEGNCSSKSWQKIQEPDTFPAILRSMCGYQTFFAGKYLNEYGAPDAGGLAHVPLGWSYWYALEKNSKYYNYTLSINGKARKHGENYSVDYLTDVLANVSLDFLDYKSNSEPFFMMISTPAPHSPWTAAPQYQNTFQNVFAPRNKNFNIHGTNKHWLIRQAKTPMTNSSIQFLDNAFRKRWQTLLSVDDLVEKLVKRLEFSRELNDTYIFYTSDNGYHTGQFSLPIDKRQLYEFDIKVPLLVRGPGIKPNQTSKLLVANIDLGPTILDIAGYNLNKTQMDGMSFLPILKGASNLTWRSDILVEYQGEGRNVTDPTCPSLSPGVSQCFPDCVCEDAYNNTYACVRTMSEMWNLQYCEFDDQEVFVEVYNLTADPHQINNIAKSIDPELLGKMNYRLMMLQSCSGPTCRTPGIFDPGYRFDPRLMFNNHGSVRTRRFSKHL
- the GNS gene encoding N-acetylglucosamine-6-sulfatase isoform X1 → MRLLPLALGVPQRGSPRHLPYCSSAPLLLLLLGGCLGVSGAAAGSRRPNVVLLLADDQDEVLGGMTPLKKTKALIGGMGMTFSSAYVPSALCCPSRASILTGKYPHNHHVVNNTLEGNCSSKSWQKIQEPDTFPAILRSMCGYQTFFAGKYLNEYGAPDAGGLAHVPLGWSYWYALEKNSKYYNYTLSINGKARKHGENYSVDYLTDVLANVSLDFLDYKSNSEPFFMMISTPAPHSPWTAAPQYQNTFQNVFAPRNKNFNIHGTNKHWLIRQAKTPMTNSSIQFLDNAFRKRWQTLLSVDDLVEKLVKRLEFSRELNDTYIFYTSDNGYHTGQFSLPIDKRQLYEFDIKVPLLVRGPGIKPNQTSKLLVANIDLGPTILDIAGYNLNKTQMDGMSFLPILKGASNLTWRSDILVEYQGEGRNVTDPTCPSLSPGVSQCFPDCVCEDAYNNTYACVRTMSEMWNLQYCEFDDQEVFVEVYNLTADPHQINNIAKSIDPELLGKMNYRLMMLQSCSGPTCRTPGIFDPGYRFDPRLMFNNHGSVRTRRFSKHL